A DNA window from Bacteroides cellulosilyticus contains the following coding sequences:
- a CDS encoding MFS transporter: MQQNTQRPVSSIAYPILIALSISHCLNDLLQSVITATYPLFKEDLTLSFAQIGLITLVYQMSASVFQPVFGLFFDKRPFAWTLPMGMLFTMTGLLNLAFSTNLCWVLFSVFIIGIGSSVLHPEASRITSLASGGRRGLAQSLFQVGGNLGGSLGPLLVALIVAPYGRHNIALFAILSVIAIMVMIPVGKWYKGYITRMKRDHIALQPHMQMPLPMGKTVLSISILLILIFSKYIYMASLSSYYTFYLIDKFGVSVQDSQLYLFVFLVATAIGTLMGGPIGDRIGRKYVIWGSILGAAPFSMLMPHVGLLATIIMSFCVGLVLSSAFPAILLYAQELLPSKLGLISGLFFGFAFGVAGIASAVLGNMADKFGIEAVYNVCAYMPLLGLVTWFLPDLKKNRK, translated from the coding sequence ATGCAACAGAATACACAACGCCCGGTAAGCTCAATAGCTTATCCGATATTGATCGCATTAAGTATTTCCCATTGTCTGAACGACTTATTGCAATCCGTCATAACCGCCACATATCCGCTTTTCAAAGAGGATTTGACGTTGAGTTTTGCACAAATCGGATTGATTACGCTGGTTTATCAGATGTCCGCATCGGTATTCCAACCCGTATTCGGATTATTTTTTGATAAGCGCCCGTTTGCCTGGACACTACCGATGGGGATGTTGTTCACTATGACCGGATTGTTGAATCTGGCCTTTTCCACGAATCTTTGTTGGGTATTGTTCTCAGTGTTCATCATAGGTATAGGTTCTTCCGTACTTCACCCGGAAGCATCCCGCATCACTTCGCTCGCCTCCGGAGGCAGAAGAGGATTGGCACAATCCCTGTTTCAGGTGGGTGGAAACCTGGGAGGATCATTGGGGCCGTTACTGGTAGCTTTAATTGTAGCACCTTATGGCAGGCACAACATTGCATTATTCGCAATTTTATCAGTGATAGCAATCATGGTAATGATACCTGTCGGCAAATGGTACAAAGGATACATTACCCGGATGAAACGTGATCATATTGCCCTGCAACCTCATATGCAGATGCCTTTGCCTATGGGGAAAACGGTTCTTTCCATTTCTATCCTGCTGATACTTATCTTCTCCAAATATATTTATATGGCAAGCTTAAGCAGCTATTATACTTTCTATCTGATTGATAAATTCGGAGTAAGTGTGCAGGACTCCCAGCTTTACCTCTTTGTGTTTCTTGTGGCTACAGCCATCGGTACACTGATGGGTGGTCCTATCGGAGATCGTATCGGAAGAAAGTATGTCATCTGGGGTTCCATCCTCGGTGCTGCACCTTTCAGTATGCTGATGCCTCATGTTGGCTTGCTTGCCACAATTATTATGAGTTTCTGTGTCGGCCTGGTTCTTTCATCTGCTTTCCCCGCCATCCTGTTATATGCGCAGGAGTTATTACCCAGTAAACTGGGACTGATCTCCGGACTATTCTTCGGATTTGCTTTCGGAGTAGCAGGTATTGCCTCGGCTGTATTGGGAAATATGGCGGATAAGTTCGGCATCGAAGCTGTTTATAATGTCTGCGCTTATATGCCGTTACTCGGATTGGTTACCTGGTTTTTGCCTGATCTGAAGAAAAACCGTAAATAA
- a CDS encoding type II toxin-antitoxin system RelE/ParE family toxin produces MKIQYDIEARRQIGEIFKYGKVKFGTQTALKYKEKLREKINTLKQNPLIGNIEWLLTDEEHEYRFLLVKPYKIIYSVRGDIIRIHLFWHIHRNPDILKDYPIGVCEEASPYGNI; encoded by the coding sequence ATGAAAATACAATACGACATTGAAGCACGACGCCAGATCGGTGAGATTTTTAAATATGGAAAAGTGAAATTTGGTACTCAGACTGCTTTGAAATATAAAGAGAAACTCAGAGAAAAAATAAATACTTTAAAACAGAATCCCTTAATCGGCAATATCGAGTGGTTACTGACTGATGAAGAGCATGAATACAGATTTCTTTTAGTGAAACCTTATAAGATAATATACTCCGTAAGGGGAGATATTATAAGAATTCATCTTTTTTGGCATATTCACCGTAATCCTGATATTTTAAAAGATTATCCGATAGGAGTCTGTGAAGAAGCATCTCCTTATGGAAATATTTAA